From Phaenicophaeus curvirostris isolate KB17595 chromosome 2, BPBGC_Pcur_1.0, whole genome shotgun sequence:
CAGGGAAAGAGTACAAATGCCAACATATTtgtcctatttttttcctctctcagcaCTTATCTTCAACTACTGTCAATTTTCAAAATCTCAGCTCCTACCGAAAGTGCAGacaaaaaatgaggaagaaagagaatagAGCCCAGCACCTGTTTCTCTGCACTTGAGTTTCCAAACGTGTGGCGGAAGCCATTCTGTATGAcatttgagatcccttccatgCTGAAGCGCTAAAAGTAGTGAAAcatagcagaaagaaaaaagggacaGAGAAAAGTTCAGAAGACTATTAATCAGCATTCATCAAGACCATAACAGACAAATGACAAAGACAAGCTCTAAGATGTATTACagcacattttaattttttcattcacctaatgcatttttataattaaaaagcaaaccttACAATGACACTCAAGCAGTATAGCTAcatgaaaatttaaaatcttCACACTGCAGATCCAATAATTGAGACTTGCCTTTTAAGGCTGTTCCATTTTGAAAGGTAAAAAGTAGTATTTTTGAAAGTTCAGTTCACAGTCCAATCTCCTTTAAAATTAGTGCCTGAGCAATATGCTTTTAGACACCACTCATATCAACTTCTCAGATTTTAAGCACCTACTAGGAACATTACTCAAAGGTAGTAACTTTCAGCTTTacctttttaaaacattgtgCTTTCATGCTTCCTTTTTCACAGCTGAAGCAATAATTAACTATCAATTGTACTCCCCATTTCTTTGCAGTACTATAGTTAAACCATACACAATTAGTTAATAGCGCACACCTATTAATTTCAAGCTCCATTATATGGAATGATGGAatccaagcaaagaaaaattaatatataatccaaccatattttttttccttgaacaCTGTGATCCCTTTTGCTTGCtagagaagtgaaaaaaaaatcagaacaattTTGATGTTTACCATGAGATATACAAATCAGCAACTGACAAGAACATAAGATGAAGAAACTATCAAGCTGCTGACACAGGGCATTAAGATGTGCACACCTCAGCACATCTGAATGTATTTATTAGCaagaaatggaataaaatgtGCTGGAATACAGCATTCATTTGCTTTCTAAAGCACAAAGAGGTCAGTAAAGACACAGATGTTGCCAAAGCCATCTTAACTCTTTTAAGATATTTTACTTAAATAACTGGTATCTTCAAGTCCTGACTATTTTTAGTTACTCCCCAGTCTGCCCTTGTGAGAGAGATAGAAGTTTTAGAAGTCAAAGAAAGCAATTTACCTGAAACTTGTATCAAGGACAAAGAATTAAAACCTCTATTTATTAACATTCAATTATAGTATCTACAGGAGAACTGATTTTCTTAAGAgtatgaaaatgtaattttacttccaacctttttatttaaataatacttCATTATAGTTTTagttaataaaattattaatttctacATTGTTTATTAACAGAAACACACTCTTCACAAAGGTACTTGAACATACTATCTACATGAATATTCtccttgaaaaaagaaaaagaaaaacccaaggaaaaagcaaagagtaCTGAAGGAATGAAGCTTGCACCTCTTTCTGAGGGAATGCTCTCAGATCTGTGCTTGGTGGTACTGAAGCCAGTTTTCTGAAGAATCACACAGATGTAGCCTACAGTCTTACTTAGAAGCTAGTTTGTTCAACCCCTCTCAGAAAGCAATCTGACACATCTACATATTGAAGCAACCAAATACAAAAATGTCTTACATTAGGACCACATACCGTTATGCTTGAAAGCATGATTCGAGTCTCTAAACTTGAAACTAACCAGAACAGCCTCTGAATCACTTGATTCAAGattcaaaaccaaataattactttattttctagCTCGAATACTACTTATTGCTTTTCCAAGACTGCAAATCAAAAAAGGAACACATTTGAACTTTACACTGTGCTCTGGCAAAGGGATAACAATTTTGTATAGGTTTCCAGATGTATGCTTTCTTAGAGTTCCATTAAAACTTAGCTATATACACAAAAGATAGCTTTTCATTAGACAAACAAGATAAGAACTCCACTGAGTTATATCACAGGGATCTTATTATTTTAAGTTTAGGAATAGATTCTGTAGAATTAATGTTTCATtacaaatgtttatttcttaTGCTTAAAAAACTAATCCTCACATCTGATGTCAAACCGAAGCATTCTTTCTGGGACTTTGCCAAGATCTACAATACACTAACACAGCCTGTAAGAGACGCTTACAAACTCTAACATTAATGTCCCacttaagtaatttaaaattgcactaggcagaaaagaaagaaaaaattttacTGGCAAGATAATAGccttatttctttcattctgtgCCTCCTATTATTTGTATTGTGTTTCAATtagcaacaaaaggaaaaatgtatgtTGTGtgaagaataaaacaaattatcttCTCCCTGTACACCTGAACTACACTTTGGCCTcacctctgtctctctctttggGCACAGTCACTCTGTCACAGGTGTAAAGAGATCATAGGTAAGACTTTTTTATCCTACCTAAAAACCAACATGATCAATAATTATCTGTACAACCACACCAACAATAACACTGAAATTCCTGTATGACTAACAGTGGTACTCACATACTAGAATTCACACAATAAAACCAAAAGGTTTGCCTACTGACAACAGAACACACAGCAGTACATCCAAAGATGCTATTTTTTGTGACCATgttaaaaaagaagataaaatcaTTAGGAAATGCCTAAGCCTTTTCTGCCAATGAAGGCAGCATATGTCTTGATACAACCTAGGACTATGACTTCTAAtatggaaaaaaccaaaaagtatttttaatctaTAAATAGTTACAAAAATTTTCTTACTGTTCCAGGCatatgacctttttcttgtttgcCATTCTGAGGACTaccatttttcagcttctttttcttctttgccgTTTCTTTGTGTTCTCTCTGTTTGTTTTGTACTTCTATCAGGACAGAAATGAAGCTGTTTTTCACTTCCTTCTCAAACTCCAACTCATCTCGTAGAGCCAGCTGCTGTATTAGTTCCTCAGAGTAATCCTTAATAGCCGTCTCAATTTCTTCTAGCAGTTCATTTAACTCAGCAACAGACAGTCTTTTTACTCCTATAAAAATTTCATATAAAGAGCAATCTGTCAAGATTTTACACAGGATAACACTTAcatgaattacagaaaaaagtaatctgaaatatttcaaaacaaaaatagaattCAATTCTAAAACTAAATAGAACAAAATATTCCTAAAGGAACAGATACACCGCAGAGGCAACTAGATTTGCAACAAGAAGTTTGTTAAGCTTTCTTCCTATTTCTGAGATAATCTGCAAATATGAAGAGCACATTTTACTTAAGGAAACTGAAGCAGGCACTAAACTTCTAACACTGACACCTCTGTTAACTATTACCTTCCAGCTACGCTCACTGTTCAAAATAAAAGTTCTCcatattttctgagaaaagaataaacactTTAGCACTTCTGCAGTCTTTGGATTTTTCACCTACAGTAATACGGGAATTATACTTTATGAGTGATGGAATCTTCTTAGGGATATTGTTAATGTATACATGCATATTAATAAAAGCTTGTACAAAACTTTTATGATAAAATTTTTAGATGCATTTAGTagaaaaaccaacaaaattcTCCAAGTCTCCTTTGTCCGGGGATTGTAATCAAAAACATGGCCTGTATTGCCTGAAACAAGGACCTAGGTCAAAATGAGCTGACAGACTCATCTCAAGCAAAACCAAGCATTAGTAGTTTTGATGAAGCATTAGACTGAATTGGTTAATGCTAAACAAGAAGCCTGTAAAATGTCAGTTtggaagcaaaaaaaccctgcaggtTTGCATTTTAAAGGTACTACTGGGTCACATGTTACAGAGAGTGAACTTATGGCCAAGAATAATATTCTGAGGCTTGCTTTGGTTAAAAGCGGGTATGCTCTTTGACTGCTCTCCATTCCCAAATAAGTCTGACAAACCTAGGAAGCTAGTCAGTCCCAGCAGCTGTTATGTCAAAGAACGTAATTTTCACTGGCATTTGAGAAGGGCTCATCCTGGTTACACTGAAGAGCACAATCTGTTTATTGACACTGCATGGATGTTTCTAATTATTTGGTTACATTGAATTAGCCTAGTAAATATGTCTAAAAAAAACTGTTGTAAGAGAAAATACCTACTGACGAGTGTTGAAAAACACAGATAAGGCCACAAACAACAATGAAGCATAGGTCTTAGAAGATTGAAgctgaaatgtgatttttttctcttaaattacAGCAGCAAAAACCAACACATGCATACAGTACCAAGGACAGGCTAAGCAGCAGAGGTTGCAccatggttttgtttttgtgaaAGATGAGACAACCAGTGAGTCTAAGAACCAGATTCACAGTCTAAGAAAAAAGTGTCCCAAAACCATAGGTTCAGATCGTCCAACTGTAACCCTGACTTGTTGATGACAGAACAGTTATCATGACCAAAGGCTACAAAGGGGCTCCGCAGGAAATACTCAGCTGATTTGGGTGAAACAAGGCAGActaattaaaatgcagaagacTACTCGGATTAAATCTTGGATACACAGGCTAAATATGTGTATTTACCTCTATGTGTAACCAGAACTGtaattggttttctttttggacTATCTTAAGACAATTATTTTCATAGCCAAGTAAAAAGTAAATACAACCTTGGATTTCCTCCTCTCAATCCTAAACTTGAACACCTCTGACTTGTCTTATAAAAGCGAGATGGTTTCTAGGAAAACCCTGTAACAGTTTCAGAGAGAAACAGACTAATTCGGAagcagtttcatagaatcatagaacaaccaggttggaagagacccactggatcattgagtccaaccattcccaccaatctctaaaccatgccccttagcacctcgcccacctgggaaggtgactcaaccacctccctgggtagcccgttccagtgcccaatgacccttcctgtgaagaatttttttcctaatgaccagcctaaacctcccctggtggagcttgaggccattccctcttgtcctggcccctgtaacttggcagaagaggccagcaccctcctctctacaacctcctttcaggtagttatagagagcaatgaggtctccccacagcctcctcttctccaggctaaacaaccccagctctctcagccatgcctcataaggcctgttctccagccctttcaccagctttgttgctcttctctggactcactccagagcctcaacatccttcttgtggtgaggggcccagaactgaacacagcattcaaggagtggtctcaccagtactgagtacagagggagaataacctccctggacctgctggtcacgctgtttctgatacaagccaagatgccattggccttcttggccacctgggcacactgctggctcatattcagtcggctgccaaccaacacccccaggtccctctcctccaggcagctttctagacagacttctcctagtctgtagcactgcacagggttgttgtgccccaagtgcaggacccggcatttggccttgttaaacctcatcccattggactgaGATCATCagtccaacctgttcagatccctttgcagagcctccccaccctccagcagatcaacacttccacccagcttagtgtcagctgcaaacttgctaagggtgcactcaatgccttcatccaggtcattgataaagacattgaacagggctggagccagcactgagccctggggaaccccacttgtcactggcctccagctggagttaacaccatttaccaccactctctgggcccggccatccaaccagttgtccacccaggagagtgtgcgcctgtccaggccagaggctgacagtttctcaagcagaatgctgtgagaaactctgtcaaaggctttagtgaagtccaggaagaccacatccacagcctttccctcatccagcagctgagtcactttgtcatagaaagcaaccgggttagtttggcaagacctgccttttgtgaacccgtgttgactgagcctgatcacccggttctcttgcatgtgcttcatgagagcactcaagatcacctgctccatgactttccctggcactgaggtcagactgacaggcctgtagttccctgggtcctccctgcgacccttcttgtagatgggcacaacatcagccagacaccagtccagtggaacttccccagtcttccaggactgttggaagatgatggaaaggggtttggccagcacatccgccagctccttcaatacccttggatgaatcccatccagccccatagacttgtgagtgtctagtcgggctagcaaggctctgaccacctcctcttggatcatgggagcctcattttgctcctctaggtcctgggtttgtacacagagggaacaactttctttacaattaaagactgaggcaaagaaggcattaagtacctcagcacacaaaaaaaggaagcaagagCTTTTCATAGAATATTGACCTGAAAGATATGAGAGAGATTGAAAATATGTTGAAGCAAAGTTAAATTATCTGCCAAAATAACTAAAGACTTTGTTGGTCAAGATTGACCTTTAAACTACAGAGATGCAATGGACAAGATGAGCTcctaaagcagagaaaaataaatatgatatGAAATACCAAGCAAGCTTGATTAGCTCCAAACCTAAGGACACATGGAACTGTCAGAAAAGCAGGAAGCCCTGCTGAGCAGGATACACTTTGCTTTCACATTCCTGAAATTTATATGTCCAGACAGCTGAGTCTTCAACCATGAAAATTGGAGTCTCCTCCATAAATCTGAAGTGTAGCAGAAACTGAAAGTCATATCACAAAAGGTTAGCTGGTTTTCTAAATCTTCTACAGAATTTATATTGCAGAGCTAGTCCATAGGAAAGAAAGCACCAAACATTTTAAGAGTGCCTAAAGCAGGAGGAGCATCTGGCAACTATTCTTTGTGTTCCTATTACCTTCTAGAATTGATTTTGACAAACACACAGATGAAACAAGTTTCCATCATGAAACTAATCAGTCAGAGGTTTGTTTCACATACAATTCAAGCTACTACAATTAAACTATGCATGtagtttctcctttccttttataTAGGGAAGAACAAATGGTTTGAGTAGAAGATGATACACGAGTCTTCTTAAACTTTTAAACTTTTTGAAGAGGAGTAGAGAAAAACAGTCAAGGCCCTttaggggaaaaagagaagcaatagtttcattatttttgtgttaCGGTATATTGAGATATGTTGCAGTGACTGAAAAAGTACCAAAGAAACATCACTTGCCTTATCGACCGCATAGCTCTCAAAAGCTTTAGCTAAGATTCTTAAACACAGTGTACTGTCCTCAAGAAAGTGTCTCACttggaaaaacacagaaattagtgaagtttaataaaaatgatCGACTTATCACTTGACCTATGAAGGGACCTCATTCCAGTGAATTGAGCTGCAGTGtatttgctttaatttgaaatgctcttaagttttatttttattctaagtTGTGAAAGCTGACAAAGATAAGTCTTCTATTTATGTTCCAAATCTAGCTTATTCTTTCatagcatttttaaatgcagatatTTCCTAAGAAGGACTTGCTATAAATCAAACGTGGTAAACTTATCCTTCCAACTATTTTCAATAAGTGTAAGAGTGAAATACTAAATATCACTTACTCTCTTCATAGCTATTGTTCGTACTGGATCTCTTGAGTGTCTGAATTTCCTGGGAAAGTATGGAGAGCCGATCTGATTGAGTGGGCGTTTCATCATCTTCTGGATCAGGCGATTCCTGCATCATTTCCTCTATTTCTTCAATCACCttcaaaaaccaaaaacccttATAAAAACCATCcctgcagaaagagaaacagcCTACAACTTGAAGCAATGCTGTTAAGAGCATAAGGGAATTTTGACTTTCAATTAGCGAAGATGCTGTTGGATGAAACTAATACCGAGACTGGATTGAGGAGAATCAACAAAATCATATTGACATTTCATTCCCATGCTTGCTCTCTGAGGATGTTGTGGTTTTAGTTacccaaggccatcctcaaacTAGTGCAAAAGGGCAGCACCTGCAAGGAGGGTCAGACAGAACAGGTGACCCTAAGCTGACCAACAGAGTACTCCATCCCATACAcgtcatacttggtataaaattgagagaccacaaaggtcttttcctcTTCTAACTGTCAATGTCCAGTGAGGATCTCATCTGTCTCAttgctcctgatcccagatccgtgtgttcctgaatccagctctTGAGCGCAGCTGCCTCCTAGCTGCGGCCTCATTCTCTCATGTCTGCTTTACTATATTTGTGGTGACACAGAGTCATTGAGGGGTAGAGGCGTGatctttatatatattttattactttctaattattttcatcatcaaCATCATTATTAGaattcattaaagctgtagctataataataataacaataataataaagctGTAGCTTTAGTTTCCaacttgcaattttttttccttccattttcttttcccccttccctggaggaagggagggaagggaactGGAAGCATGGTTTTACCTGCCAAAATTAGCTGGGTCAGGGCTAAACCGTGACAATGGATAAGACTACCTTTTCAAGGTAAACTGGTGATCTAACAACAAAGTGTGTTGAAACTGAACAATTATTTCCATATGAAGGTATGCATGGCTCTGCTTAAGGGAACTGAACTAAAGTGAGTGAGCTGGAATATCTTTCCCGAGTATTCAgttgaaggaaaacagaaccCTATTTCACCGCACTTCTctaaggagaaaaggaaaaaaataaccaaaaaccccccaaaagtTCTCAATAGAGTAAAAATCTTATCAGAAGTTTTATGAGCTGCCCCATCACAACCTGAAGCTGACTTGCATCCCTGGGTGTAAGATCTGAGCCAGACTGAAAGTACGAGAACAGGAAGCCTGTGCACAGAGTTTACTTTTCAGTATAGAAATGAACATATTTCTACAGGCTAAATTATTAACTGAACAGCTGAATAAATAACACATCAGCTTTTGGAGGTTTAAAGGCTATAGACAGTGCTGATATccacctcacagcaaaaaacagCTGAGGCAGTTCAAGCAATCCTGTCTCTCCTAGTCTCAATAACCATGTTCAGAGTTCACAGGTAAtaatttaaacaagaaaatacatCACTGAAAAAAGCAGGATCTCAATGGACAGTTATTAACCTTACTCAGAAGAGAAATTTTCAAGACAACTTCAGTAAATCCGTGGATTTGGAACAAAAGCCTTTAGATACCAAGTAATTTCAAAGCTTAGTAGCAGAACTGTTGATCTGCTTTCATATTACGCAAAAGATTCGAGGAATTCTTGCTAATCACAAAGCCACATGAAGACATGGGCAGCCATACAGTCACGCCAGGAAAATACAAACTCCCCAGTGTCACCAACATTCTGAAAATACTTTTGCTTCTTAACACATACATCAATTTAGTAATGTTTCTGATTAATTCCTGCTAAGAAACATAGAAAGATTTCAAAGACCTTGGACTATCGACCTCACCTGAAGCATTGGAATAATTTTCAAATCTCAATGACACAGTAATACCTCACAAATTATTATGACCCTAACTAAAGAACAACCAAGAAGCTTAGCTATGGTGAACAtcaaggaagaacaaaaaataattacagactAAACAATACTACACCAACAACGCTGTCTTTGCTGAATGCTACCTGCTCTGCTGTGAAGAGTGGTTCATCATTGATGCAGGAAACAATGATAGAATGCATATCCAACTGTTCTCTCAGCTCTTCATCATCTGACAGGTCAAGGTTCAAGTTATCATTTACctaaaaagcatgaaaatatgtatttatataaatatatacatacacttgtgtgtgtgtctacatatatatatatataaaaaccctgtgtacatat
This genomic window contains:
- the FEZ2 gene encoding fasciculation and elongation protein zeta-2 isoform X2; this encodes MAAAASQRDPGDWQDFSGFQPSPGSGAEAARDKGGWGGGGDLGAKLSLCFEPPQARPGGESRVPLRPLTEQSALQDDEIWNALTDNYGNVMPVDWKSSHTRALHLPTLNLSEKGVNDNLNLDLSDDEELREQLDMHSIIVSCINDEPLFTAEQVIEEIEEMMQESPDPEDDETPTQSDRLSILSQEIQTLKRSSTNNSYEERVKRLSVAELNELLEEIETAIKDYSEELIQQLALRDELEFEKEVKNSFISVLIEVQNKQREHKETAKKKKKLKNGSPQNGKQEKGHMPGTRFSMEGISNVIQNGFRHTFGNSSAEKQYLTTVIPYEKKNGPPSVEDLQTLTKILHAMKEDSEKVPSLLTDYILKALV
- the FEZ2 gene encoding fasciculation and elongation protein zeta-2 isoform X3 → MAAAASQRDPGDWQDFSGFQPSPGSGAEAARDKGGWGGGGDLGAKLSLCFEPPQARPGGESRVPLRPLTEQSALQDDEIWNALTDNYGNVMPVDWKSSHTRALHLPTLNLSEKGVNDNLNLDLSDDEELREQLDMHSIIVSCINDEPLFTAEQVIEEIEEMMQESPDPEDDETPTQSDRLSILSQEIQTLKRSSTNNSYEERVKRLSVAELNELLEEIETAIKDYSEELIQQLALRDELEFEKEVKNSFISVLIEVQNKQREHKETAKKKKKLKNGSPQNGKQEKGHMPGTYLTTVIPYEKKNGPPSVEDLQTLTKILHAMKEDSEKVPSLLTDYILKVLCPT
- the FEZ2 gene encoding fasciculation and elongation protein zeta-2 isoform X1, which codes for MAAAASQRDPGDWQDFSGFQPSPGSGAEAARDKGGWGGGGDLGAKLSLCFEPPQARPGGESRVPLRPLTEQSALQDDEIWNALTDNYGNVMPVDWKSSHTRALHLPTLNLSEKGVNDNLNLDLSDDEELREQLDMHSIIVSCINDEPLFTAEQVIEEIEEMMQESPDPEDDETPTQSDRLSILSQEIQTLKRSSTNNSYEERVKRLSVAELNELLEEIETAIKDYSEELIQQLALRDELEFEKEVKNSFISVLIEVQNKQREHKETAKKKKKLKNGSPQNGKQEKGHMPGTRFSMEGISNVIQNGFRHTFGNSSAEKQYLTTVIPYEKKNGPPSVEDLQTLTKILHAMKEDSEKVPSLLTDYILKVLCPT